In Setaria italica strain Yugu1 chromosome IX, Setaria_italica_v2.0, whole genome shotgun sequence, the genomic stretch AAAGAAGCTCGAAATGCTGCGTCTTTCACCGAACTCTACTTCCCAAATCGGCCTAATACCCCACGGCATCGCAGGTTCGCAACAGCGCTTGAGCTCCCCTCGCAGTGCCGGCCAGCGCCTGCCTAACACGCGCGCAATTCGCACCCGCGTAATCCCCCACGCACGGCGAGCACATGCGCTGAATCGGCCACACGTTTTCTGCATCCCATGTTCGCTCATGAGCGCGGCTTCGATCCCTATATATGTTCACGCACACACTGAACACCGGCGCCAACTCGAGAACTCTGAAGACTCAGCTCTCACCTCCTACGGGGTTCTACCTCTGCTTCTTCTGCTGCTCGATCAGGAAGAGAGACAGACAGAGTGAAAGCGAGAGAGATATATATACGATGATGATGGCAGCGCCGGCGAAGTCAATCGGGATGGCCGGGAAGAAGCCCCGGAAGCCGTACACCATCACAAGGCCGCGGGAGAGGTGGGTCGCCGAAGAGCACGACCGGTTCCTCCACGCCCTGGTGCTGTTCGGCCGCGACTGGAAGAGGATCGAGGCCTTCGTGGCCACCAAGACGTCCACGCAAATCCGCAGCCACGCCCAGAAGCACTTCCTCAGGGCCCAGAAACTCGGCCTCTCGGtggcgccgctgccgcaccctcgccgcgccgccgccgccggcgtccgccAGGCAGACGAGACGATTCAACTTCCACTGTCTCCGGATGATCCGCACTTCGCTCTGGTGTGCAGGTTCGTCATTTTTGGCACCAATTGGATATTTTTCCAGTTTGAAATATGAATTTTTAAATTAAATCTAATCTTTTTAAACTTCTacaaaatgcaaaaccactctTGGAACCATCCAAAGGGCCAAATTTGCCCAGTTTTAACAGTTAGATGGTCCTCCATGTCCAATTTTATAGCTGTGGGTTGAAAATCAAACTCCTACTGCAGTTGAAGGGCCaaaattggattttttttctttttgagaatAAGTTCGCACAGGAATTGGGCATACGTTTACATTTGGGATTTGAAAAAGAAATGATTTGCCTTAGATTGATAAAATATGTTTCCTGTCCCTCAATTATTCCATCAGTTTAAATTTTTATTCCTCGATTCGAACACGACAGAAACCAGATATCAAAACCAGATTATACCACCATATGACTCCACGGCTCCGCACCCCATCTCTCCATTTCAACTATAAACTGAATTGAAATGAAATTATTTTTAAGTGGGTGCATCATAGCATTTGCCTAAAACCATCCTCACTTATACTAAGACAAATATTTTAAGAAACTTCTTAAGCCTATTTTAGTTGGTTGAAGACGTAGATGTGTGCACCTTTGTCAAGTTGAATTTCCGCtgcatatttttttcttaataaaaaaGCCACCCAGTTCTTCCTAGGTGGCTAGGTTGGTTTATTTGTTAGATAACATATTCTTTCTAATTCCAAACCTATGTCTCCTCACTCGAGGGCTCTTAGGAAAAGGCCGAACCACTCAGTACACATATTCACGTCATGAAATAATAGATTTCAGATAAAAAGTATACTAGCACATATTCACATCATGATAGATTAGATTCTAGATTTAGGGTATAAAGTATACTATCACATATTCATTCTTGAGCGCGAGAAGATAGGACAAGGTAATGCAGAGAATGCTACGACTTTTATATGTTTTAATCGGGATGGCATGTATCATTTCTTATAAGGGTTagggtggagagagagagtgcgCGCGCTAGCCTAGCTATTGGCGGAGGGAAGGGAGGCAACTGAAGCTTTTAGAGTTGTGTTTAGGTCTTCTTTTTGCTTACCAGAATCCATCAACAGGGGTTTCATAAGGAGGTAATTATTCCATACAGTTATCAAGTTATagtggaattaccaaccggactGGCTTTCTCTAAGAAAAGATTTTGTCTTATCAAGTTATagtggaattaccaaccggactGGCGATTTTGTCTTTTCCGCTTCATCGcgcaaagaaaaaaattagaggGCACGCTTGGTACCTGGGCCACCCTCGCCTCGCGTCAAATCCCTCTCCCTCGGAAGCAAGCAAAAAGTTTGTCGTCACAGACTCCAAGAAAAACTTGATCAGAAACCAAATGCTAATTTTCTTGCTAGCTAAGCAAACCAAGGTCCGGCTAGGGATCCAAGTGCCCCAGAATCTCTTCAACGGCTCCACCCAGGAATAGAGACCTCACGACTAACCTCATTCCTCGCTTCATAAACACATTGTTTAATTACCCTTAATTGTGTTTTTAGACCTATGGCATCTAGATCAACGAAAATGCTCATCTTGTGGATTATGCAGTCAACAGGGGTCCAGTACGCTGTGCGCGTGGGACAGGACCGTTGGGCTCAGCCTGAACCTGCAACATGCAGGTGCAGCGTGCAGGCAAAGAGCATCCAGTCCAAGTACCCCACCTGACACCGACTGCGAGAGGCTTTGCATAATTGCATCGCATCGCAGCCGCCGCATTCAAGGAGATCACGGCGGCCATGTGAGATCGAACCCCCAGAGCACgcaagttttttaaaaaaaaacagtgcaGGCCGGCGGCAGAAAAACTCATTCTGGGTTGGCCTGAAAACACTGGGCAGCTGTACCACggctgtctttttttttttgaacttatCTGTACTATCGCTGTCGCAATTCGATTACTGTTTAAGGGACGTTCGCTGTTGTCCGCTCACAAGCCTACAACTCGATGCCGTTCAACCGGCGGTCCAAACCCTACGAGTCacgtactcccttcgttccataAAGATTGTTCATTTACACTTAAAATTTATCTTACAAAATCATTCGTTTAGccttcaaaatttatcccatAAAAATTATTTATATAACTTTTAGGATCCAACAAAACCCTCATAATATCTTGTGATCCAATTAACGAATCGATCATTTCCTCCCACCATTAATGCCCGAGTTATACTCGCTAAACAGGGAAGGCTAATAGGTCTGACAATTACTGcaaacatgcatgcataattaattctacttggtaatccatccgattaagaagagttattaggggtactttggacttttagcattgctactatcttgtctaaaattttctaaacgaatGGTCTTTGTGGGACAGAGGGAGTCATTAAATAGGCCGTTATGTCAGCAAATCGGTGACGTGGTAAGAGAGTTATTaaggaaagagagagaaacGGTTTCTAAGAGAGAAATTGAGTCGGCGCTCGCTTCGAGGCACGAAGACACAGCCAAAGCCGCGAGGGGTTGAGCAGTGATTTCTTCCTAACACGATTTGTGGGGCCCTTCATCGGGAGCTCGCTCCCAACCTTTATCCTCGTCAGAACGCCGCATTTGCGGGTCACTCCCCGATGCTGCTGATCTGAAAGGATCGTGTGATgtctagaggggggtgaatagacTCGATCTGAACATCTGAAAATTCTTCGCAGCGGAATTAAATACGTCGGAACTTCGGTTACAGGGGCGGAACTTCCGACGGAGTAAAAAGTATTCTacgaaattcaaatttaaataggTTTCAGCagaatctatttgaat encodes the following:
- the LOC101769354 gene encoding protein REVEILLE 6 codes for the protein MFTHTLNTGANSRTLKTQLSPPTGFYLCFFCCSIRKRDRQSESERDIYTMMMAAPAKSIGMAGKKPRKPYTITRPRERWVAEEHDRFLHALVLFGRDWKRIEAFVATKTSTQIRSHAQKHFLRAQKLGLSVAPLPHPRRAAAAGVRQADETIQLPLSPDDPHFALVCSQQGSSTLCAWDRTVGLSLNLQHAGAACRQRASSPSTPPDTDCERLCIIASHRSRRIQGDHGGHVRSNPQSTQVF